A DNA window from Acidimicrobiales bacterium contains the following coding sequences:
- a CDS encoding DEAD/DEAH box helicase codes for MSQQVLERFSPVVREWFDTTFRAPTDAQIQGWDAISRGRHSLILAPTGSGKTLAAFLWAIDRIMTDPVPDKSQRCRVLYISPLRALAVDVEKNLRSPLRGIALAAERSGAVVHEPTVGVRTGDTPPDERRRLVTRPPDILITTPESLFLMLTSKARETLRSVEYVIIDEIHSVAATKRGSHLALSLERLDEISARPPQRIGLSATQRPLDEIARFLAGFQAGAARDVAVVDVGSTKELDIEVIVPVDDMAEPARGADLDASSPQNSIWPSIHPRLLELILEHRSTIIFVNARRLAERLASRLNELHLSGQNRGDTYEGSSVAEGEELVKAHHGSLSREQRLQIEDELKAGRLRALVATSSLELGIDMGAVDLVIQVESPGSVSSGLQRIGRAGHQVGSPSRGKVFPKHRADLLEAAVVVERMKGGLIERTHYPRNPLDVLAQQIVAICAMEDRRTDELLSLVRGAAPYHELTDEVFESVLDMLSGRYPSDDFAELRPRIVWDRVAGVVRARQGAGRLAVTNAGTIPDRGLYGVFSVDGRRVGELDEEMVYESRVGEVFLLGASSWRIEEITPDRVVVSPAPGQPGKMPFWHGDGPGRPLELGQAIGAYSRGLLDGLPTDVEAAAAAGELDATLAALTQRSDLDRRSALNLLRFLSEQRGATGVVPDDRTIVVERFRDEIGDWRVCVLTPFGARVHAPWAIAVQSRLEERFDMPVDTMWTDDGIVLRLPESQDRLPLEDLMLDPDEIEDLIVAQLPGTAMFASRFREIAGRALLLPRRRPGQRTPLWQQRQRAANLLQVAARYPGFPMLLEASRECLQEVFDVPALRDLLTDIHRRKVRLVPVDTEQASPMAQSLLFNWIATFMYDGDAPLAERRATALALDRDLLRDLLGAEELRELIDPGVLADLELELQRLVDDRKARDADELTDLLRVLGDLTLAELAARCAFEPSRAVEDLLQQRRIVEVSIAGDTRYILGEDAGRYRDAIGCALPVGLPGAFTESVADPLGDLVARWARTHGPFLAGEPARRLGVPIDRAREAIARVAALGRLTLGEFRPDGREREWCDVDVLRSLRRRSLAALRREVEPVSPDALARFVTRWHGLDRPRRGHDALVDVLVQLQGAAIPASVLENDVLASRVADFRPADLDSLISSGVVVWAGAGGLGSSDGRIRLAFREQAHLLLDPPNDPPEGAVHEALRSHLAERGASFWPELFSASGVADEAEVLAALWDLVWAGEITNDTLAPVRAMLSATSSRPGRAARGSRGRPRPGQLRRVGPPSAAGRWSRTSSLFAQPATETERAHLRALQLIERHGVLTREGALGDGVVGGFAAVYPVLRALEERGQVKRGYFVEGLGGAQFAASGAVDRLREFREAAELPQVDVLSAVDPAQPYGATLPWPQSPGRPSRTAGAYLVVVDGQPVVFVERGGRSLATFESAIESIDVWIDPLRALVDTRRLKSLEVAKIDGEPAHGSPLAQALIDAGFSAGYKGPTYRA; via the coding sequence GTGTCTCAGCAGGTCCTCGAACGGTTCTCGCCGGTTGTCCGCGAGTGGTTCGACACCACCTTCAGGGCCCCCACCGACGCCCAGATCCAGGGTTGGGACGCCATCTCCCGAGGCCGCCATTCGCTGATTCTGGCTCCCACGGGTTCGGGTAAGACGCTTGCCGCGTTCTTGTGGGCCATCGACCGCATCATGACCGACCCGGTGCCCGACAAGTCTCAAAGGTGCCGGGTGCTTTACATCTCACCGCTGAGGGCCTTGGCGGTCGACGTCGAGAAGAACCTGCGGTCTCCGCTGCGCGGCATCGCCCTGGCTGCCGAGCGTTCCGGCGCCGTGGTGCACGAGCCGACGGTTGGTGTGCGCACCGGCGACACCCCGCCCGACGAACGCCGTCGGCTGGTCACCCGGCCGCCCGACATCCTCATCACCACGCCCGAGTCGCTGTTCCTGATGCTGACCTCCAAGGCGCGCGAGACACTGCGCAGTGTCGAGTACGTCATCATCGACGAGATCCACTCGGTCGCGGCAACCAAACGTGGCTCTCACTTGGCGCTGTCGCTCGAGCGCCTCGACGAGATCTCGGCCCGCCCGCCACAGCGCATCGGGCTGTCTGCCACACAACGTCCCCTGGACGAGATTGCGCGGTTTCTGGCCGGGTTCCAGGCCGGCGCCGCCCGCGATGTTGCCGTGGTCGACGTCGGGTCGACCAAGGAGCTCGATATCGAGGTGATCGTACCGGTCGACGACATGGCCGAACCCGCCAGGGGAGCCGACCTCGACGCGTCTTCGCCCCAGAACTCGATATGGCCTTCGATCCATCCTCGGCTTCTGGAGCTGATTCTCGAGCATCGTTCCACCATCATCTTCGTCAACGCCAGACGCCTGGCAGAGCGCTTGGCCAGCAGGCTGAACGAGCTGCACCTGTCGGGGCAGAACCGCGGCGACACCTATGAGGGTTCGTCGGTGGCCGAGGGCGAGGAGTTGGTCAAGGCGCACCACGGCTCACTCAGCCGCGAACAGCGCCTGCAGATCGAAGACGAACTGAAGGCCGGCAGGCTGCGCGCTCTGGTGGCTACCAGCTCGCTCGAGTTGGGCATCGACATGGGTGCCGTCGACCTGGTCATCCAGGTCGAGTCTCCAGGCTCGGTGTCGTCGGGTCTGCAGCGCATCGGTCGGGCGGGTCACCAGGTCGGTTCTCCCAGCCGGGGCAAGGTCTTCCCCAAGCACCGGGCCGATCTGCTCGAGGCCGCAGTGGTCGTCGAGCGGATGAAGGGCGGGCTGATCGAGCGCACCCATTATCCCCGCAACCCGCTGGACGTGTTGGCCCAACAGATCGTCGCCATCTGTGCGATGGAAGACAGGCGCACCGACGAACTGCTGAGCCTGGTCAGAGGTGCGGCCCCGTACCACGAACTGACCGACGAGGTCTTCGAGTCGGTGCTCGACATGTTGTCTGGTCGCTATCCCAGCGACGACTTTGCCGAACTGCGGCCGCGCATCGTGTGGGATCGTGTGGCCGGGGTGGTTCGCGCTCGGCAGGGCGCCGGTCGGCTCGCGGTGACCAATGCCGGCACCATCCCCGACAGGGGCCTGTACGGGGTGTTCTCGGTCGATGGCCGCCGGGTCGGCGAGCTCGACGAGGAGATGGTGTACGAGAGCCGTGTCGGCGAGGTGTTCCTGCTGGGTGCCAGCTCGTGGCGAATCGAGGAGATAACCCCAGACCGCGTGGTCGTCAGCCCCGCACCTGGGCAGCCGGGAAAGATGCCGTTCTGGCACGGCGACGGCCCGGGTCGTCCACTCGAACTGGGGCAGGCAATCGGCGCATACTCGAGGGGCCTTCTCGACGGCTTGCCCACCGATGTCGAGGCGGCTGCGGCCGCAGGCGAGCTCGACGCAACCCTGGCCGCCCTGACCCAACGCAGCGACCTCGATCGGCGTTCTGCCCTGAATCTGCTGCGTTTCCTGTCCGAACAACGCGGTGCCACCGGTGTGGTCCCAGACGATCGCACCATCGTCGTCGAACGGTTCCGCGACGAGATCGGCGATTGGCGGGTCTGCGTGTTGACCCCCTTCGGTGCTCGGGTTCATGCCCCGTGGGCCATCGCCGTTCAGTCTCGCCTCGAAGAGCGCTTCGACATGCCGGTCGACACCATGTGGACAGACGACGGCATCGTCTTGCGGCTCCCCGAGTCTCAAGACCGGCTTCCTCTCGAAGACCTGATGCTCGACCCAGACGAGATCGAAGACCTCATCGTGGCCCAGCTGCCAGGCACGGCCATGTTCGCTTCGAGGTTCCGCGAGATCGCGGGCCGAGCCCTGTTGTTGCCCCGACGTCGGCCGGGCCAGCGCACGCCCTTGTGGCAACAGCGTCAACGCGCCGCCAACCTGCTGCAGGTCGCCGCCAGATATCCCGGCTTTCCCATGCTTCTCGAAGCATCGCGCGAATGCTTGCAAGAGGTCTTCGACGTGCCGGCCCTGCGCGACCTTCTGACCGACATCCACCGGCGCAAGGTTCGCCTGGTGCCGGTCGACACCGAGCAAGCGTCGCCCATGGCCCAGTCGCTGCTGTTCAACTGGATCGCCACCTTCATGTACGACGGCGACGCTCCGTTGGCCGAGCGCCGGGCAACCGCCTTGGCGCTCGATCGCGATCTGCTGCGCGACCTTCTCGGTGCCGAAGAGCTGCGCGAGCTGATCGATCCGGGTGTCCTCGCCGATCTCGAGCTCGAGCTGCAACGCCTGGTCGACGATCGCAAGGCGCGCGACGCCGACGAGTTGACCGACCTGTTGAGGGTGCTTGGCGATCTGACCCTCGCCGAACTCGCCGCCCGGTGTGCGTTCGAGCCCTCGCGTGCCGTGGAAGACCTGCTGCAGCAGCGCCGCATCGTCGAGGTCTCGATCGCCGGCGACACCAGGTACATCCTCGGCGAAGACGCCGGCCGCTACCGCGACGCCATCGGTTGTGCGCTGCCGGTGGGCCTGCCGGGCGCATTCACAGAGTCGGTGGCTGATCCTCTCGGTGATCTGGTCGCCAGATGGGCCCGCACCCACGGGCCTTTCTTGGCCGGCGAACCGGCTCGTCGTCTGGGCGTGCCCATCGACCGCGCCCGTGAGGCGATCGCACGGGTGGCAGCCCTCGGGCGTCTGACCCTGGGCGAGTTCCGGCCCGATGGTCGCGAACGCGAGTGGTGCGACGTCGACGTGCTGCGGTCGTTGCGGCGGCGGTCGTTGGCTGCGCTCAGGCGCGAGGTCGAGCCGGTGTCGCCCGATGCCTTGGCCAGGTTTGTCACGCGGTGGCACGGTCTCGACCGGCCTCGGCGAGGTCACGACGCACTGGTCGACGTCCTGGTTCAACTGCAGGGCGCAGCGATACCGGCCTCGGTTCTCGAGAACGACGTTCTGGCATCGAGGGTCGCAGACTTTCGCCCCGCCGACCTCGACTCGCTGATCTCGTCGGGCGTCGTGGTGTGGGCCGGCGCAGGAGGCCTCGGATCTTCCGATGGTCGTATCCGCTTGGCTTTTCGCGAGCAGGCCCACCTGCTGCTCGACCCACCCAACGACCCGCCCGAGGGCGCGGTCCACGAAGCCCTGCGTTCACACCTTGCCGAGCGTGGTGCCTCGTTCTGGCCAGAGCTGTTCAGCGCTTCAGGAGTGGCCGACGAGGCCGAGGTCTTGGCGGCGTTGTGGGACCTCGTCTGGGCCGGCGAAATCACCAACGACACCTTGGCCCCGGTTCGGGCCATGCTTTCGGCCACGTCTTCGCGTCCGGGTCGCGCCGCCAGGGGCTCCAGAGGCAGGCCGCGGCCCGGGCAGCTGCGCCGTGTTGGCCCGCCGTCGGCCGCCGGGCGTTGGTCGCGCACCTCTTCACTGTTCGCTCAACCCGCCACCGAGACCGAACGGGCCCACCTCAGGGCCCTTCAGCTGATCGAGCGACACGGCGTGTTGACCCGAGAAGGCGCGCTTGGCGACGGCGTGGTCGGAGGGTTCGCTGCCGTGTATCCGGTGCTTCGGGCTCTGGAAGAGCGTGGCCAGGTCAAGCGGGGTTATTTCGTAGAAGGCCTGGGCGGGGCCCAGTTCGCGGCTTCTGGCGCCGTCGACCGGCTGCGTGAGTTTCGCGAGGCCGCCGAGTTGCCACAGGTCGACGTGCTGTCGGCGGTAGACCCTGCCCAGCCCTACGGCGCCACCCTGCCATGGCCACAGTCGCCAGGGCGCCCGTCGCGAACCGCCGGCGCCTATCTCGTTGTCGTCGACGGACAGCCGGTGGTGTTCGTCGAGCGGGGCGGCAGGTCGCTCGCAACCTTCGAGTCAGCCATCGAGTCCATCGATGTGTGGATAGACCCACTGCGGGCGCTGGTCGACACTCGGCGGCTGAAGTCGCTGGAGGTCGCCAAGATCGACGGCGAGCCGGCCCACGGCTCTCCCTTGGCCCAAGCCCTGATCGATGCCGGCTTCTCGGCCGGCTACAAAGGGCCCACCTATCGTGCCTGA
- a CDS encoding VOC family protein, with amino-acid sequence MAPPNLKTTDLDHVAVASESGWDNLWRYAGDLGGRWAGGMISVGFHFCQVAFANDVRIEILEPRNVEEFDFLRRFLDRNGPGPHHITFKVADLDEAIATARGAGYQVVGENRENEDWQEAFLHPKSSHGIVIQLAYQGSNADGVPGAVDPEVHPAGRSRATAALERIVHLVADLGSATTMFVDVLGGAVVDEGSETLGEYRELAWPGPARLRLVRPTERSAVEWMGGRTGRLHHLRFSQTTGIDVVHSVTTPDGLRTVRPEDNNGVRLVLAP; translated from the coding sequence ATGGCGCCACCCAACCTGAAGACCACAGATCTCGACCACGTCGCCGTGGCCTCCGAGAGCGGATGGGACAACCTGTGGCGCTACGCGGGAGACCTTGGCGGCCGCTGGGCCGGCGGGATGATCTCGGTGGGGTTCCATTTCTGCCAGGTGGCGTTCGCAAACGACGTTCGCATCGAGATCCTCGAGCCTCGCAACGTCGAGGAGTTCGACTTCCTGCGACGGTTCCTCGATCGCAACGGTCCTGGCCCCCATCACATCACCTTCAAGGTCGCCGATCTGGATGAGGCGATCGCCACCGCGCGCGGTGCCGGCTACCAGGTCGTGGGCGAGAACCGCGAGAACGAGGACTGGCAGGAGGCATTCCTGCATCCCAAGTCGTCGCACGGAATCGTCATCCAGCTGGCGTACCAGGGCTCGAACGCCGACGGCGTTCCGGGTGCGGTCGACCCCGAGGTGCACCCGGCTGGGCGTTCGCGCGCTACGGCTGCGCTCGAGCGCATTGTGCACCTCGTCGCAGACCTGGGCTCGGCGACCACGATGTTCGTCGACGTTCTGGGCGGCGCGGTCGTCGACGAGGGCAGCGAAACGCTGGGCGAGTATCGAGAGCTGGCATGGCCCGGGCCTGCGCGACTGCGCCTGGTGCGGCCCACCGAGCGCTCTGCAGTGGAGTGGATGGGCGGCCGCACAGGGCGACTTCACCACCTCAGGTTCAGCCAGACCACAGGTATCGACGTCGTGCACAGTGTTACGACGCCAGATGGTCTACGAACCGTGCGCCCCGAAGACAACAACGGCGTGAGGCTCGTCCTCGCGCCCTGA
- a CDS encoding DNA/RNA helicase domain-containing protein — protein MSEHPELAAEQAYIDHAYECLETARARATRLRNMVEVGRGGTTQARYERDVIEESIHTRLSQLELGSASLVFGRVDTTDDEVFHIGRLAVADEHQEPVVVDWRAPVAEPFYRATGRDPMGLVLRRHFVCRGRQLLDLEDELFDLDRLDDTYQGHGALLAALEQNRTGQLRDIVATIQGEQDEIIRDELKGVVIVQGGPGTGKTVVALHRAAYLLYTHRFPLEGQGFWCWGRTDCSCDISKGFCHRWARRACTYRFSPTWWPTSSPTPGSGWPTARDRLASRATWP, from the coding sequence GTGAGCGAACATCCGGAACTGGCCGCCGAACAGGCCTACATCGATCACGCCTACGAGTGCCTCGAGACGGCGCGCGCCCGCGCGACCCGTCTGCGCAACATGGTCGAGGTCGGCCGGGGCGGCACCACACAGGCGCGCTACGAGCGTGATGTCATCGAAGAGAGCATTCACACCCGACTCAGTCAGCTCGAGCTCGGCTCGGCCTCGCTGGTCTTCGGGCGTGTCGACACCACCGACGACGAGGTCTTCCACATAGGCCGTCTGGCGGTCGCCGACGAGCACCAGGAACCGGTGGTGGTCGACTGGAGGGCTCCGGTCGCCGAACCGTTCTACCGCGCGACCGGCCGCGACCCCATGGGCCTGGTTCTGCGCAGGCACTTCGTGTGCCGCGGTCGCCAACTGCTCGATCTCGAAGACGAGCTGTTCGACCTCGATCGCCTCGACGACACCTACCAGGGTCATGGCGCATTGTTGGCTGCGCTCGAACAGAACCGCACCGGCCAGCTGCGCGACATCGTGGCCACGATCCAGGGCGAACAAGACGAGATCATCCGCGACGAGTTGAAGGGCGTGGTGATCGTTCAGGGTGGCCCCGGAACCGGCAAGACGGTGGTGGCTCTTCACCGGGCCGCCTACCTGCTCTATACGCACCGATTCCCACTCGAGGGCCAGGGGTTCTGGTGCTGGGGCCGAACCGACTGTTCCTGCGATATATCGAAAGGGTTCTGCCATCGCTGGGCGAGGCGGGCGTGCACCTATCGGTTCTCGCCGACCTGGTGGCCGACATCTTCCCCGACACCCGGGTCAGGTTGGCCGACCGCCCGGGACAGGCTCGCATCAAGGGCGACCTGGCCATGA
- the hemE gene encoding uroporphyrinogen decarboxylase — MLPSDHPSHRLADSDYLRACRAEPHDRVPVWFQRQAGRSLPEYHAIRGEGSILQTLRDPEVSAEITLQPVRRYGVDAAILYSDIVVPAECIGFGVDVVPGVGPVVEQPFRSAADLERLRPLDPEADTGHVLDTIAILVRELDIPLIGFAGAPFTLASYLIEGRPSRDYLNTKALMLDDPALWHALMERLTDLSIVSIRSQVMAGASAFQLFDSWAGALAPRDYSEFVLPHSSRVFAELADLGVPMAHFGVGTGELLTMFADAGATVVGVDWRIPLGEARRRTGGRVALQGNLDPAVCHAQWPRVAEQVRRVLADNDGHPGHVFNLGHGVLPSTDPAILEQVVALVHEEGTVSHR; from the coding sequence ATGCTCCCCTCCGACCACCCATCGCATCGCCTCGCCGACAGCGACTACCTGCGAGCCTGCCGCGCCGAGCCCCACGACCGGGTCCCCGTCTGGTTCCAGCGCCAGGCCGGCCGCAGCCTGCCCGAGTACCACGCCATTCGAGGCGAGGGCAGCATCCTCCAGACCCTTCGCGACCCCGAGGTCAGTGCCGAGATAACGCTCCAGCCGGTCCGTCGTTATGGCGTCGACGCTGCGATCTTGTACTCGGACATAGTCGTTCCGGCCGAGTGCATCGGGTTCGGGGTAGACGTGGTGCCCGGCGTGGGACCTGTCGTCGAACAGCCCTTCCGCAGCGCGGCAGACCTCGAACGACTGCGGCCCCTGGACCCCGAAGCAGACACCGGCCATGTGCTGGACACCATCGCCATCCTGGTGCGAGAGCTCGACATCCCGCTGATCGGTTTCGCGGGCGCCCCGTTCACCCTCGCCTCCTATCTGATCGAGGGCCGCCCCAGCCGCGACTATCTGAACACCAAGGCCCTGATGCTCGACGATCCGGCTCTGTGGCACGCCCTGATGGAGCGCCTCACCGACCTGTCGATCGTGTCGATCAGATCGCAGGTCATGGCCGGCGCATCGGCGTTCCAGCTGTTCGACAGCTGGGCGGGCGCTCTGGCACCGCGCGACTACAGCGAGTTCGTGCTGCCCCACAGCTCGCGCGTCTTCGCCGAACTGGCCGACCTGGGGGTGCCGATGGCGCACTTCGGAGTCGGAACCGGCGAGTTGCTGACCATGTTCGCCGATGCCGGAGCGACCGTGGTCGGCGTCGACTGGCGCATCCCGCTGGGCGAGGCCAGACGCCGCACTGGCGGTCGCGTCGCCCTGCAGGGCAACCTCGATCCTGCGGTTTGCCATGCCCAGTGGCCTCGGGTCGCCGAGCAGGTTCGCCGCGTCCTGGCCGACAACGACGGCCACCCGGGGCACGTGTTCAACCTCGGGCACGGCGTGCTTCCCTCGACCGATCCCGCGATCCTCGAACAGGTGGTGGCGCTGGTTCACGAGGAAGGGACCGTGTCGCACCGATGA
- the hemG gene encoding protoporphyrinogen oxidase has product MTRRRVAVVGGGIAGLVTAFRLATSGTDLEIRLFEASSRLGGQLRTIEFAGRRVDVGARSFAEDEAVMQLTHDLGIDHLVEPPRDLITQLWTRDRFRQLPPGLIDGVPTSLWQLATSGIVSWRGVVRAGLDLVLPDDWPGHDEPVAELIERRLGSEVAAKLVDPIIGSANAANTADLSSSLATPAIAEAARLDRSLLKGLGRIEKRSAGSDRRQVRGFRGGMSVLTERLASALDGVEIVTSCPVSVDAEDGRYAVRSRNSVWQADSVVLACPAPATAAMLAPWAPASAKHAAKFSSTSLVVTTLAIGPEDLRADGPEGGRLLFGSDEILATSVEFEDTGAGEPFVLHVTSGRSGDDRAMQLDDDELVDALVGQLAPMLGFEGPILEWQVTRWADRVPQYPPGHGERVTALEVALRHEAPGLFVTGASYRGAGVSACVRHASETADAVLDTIRAGAG; this is encoded by the coding sequence ATGACCAGGCGTCGGGTGGCGGTGGTGGGCGGTGGTATCGCCGGCCTGGTCACCGCCTTCAGGCTCGCGACATCGGGGACAGACCTCGAGATCCGTCTGTTCGAGGCCAGCTCCAGGCTGGGCGGACAGCTGCGAACCATCGAGTTCGCGGGGCGACGTGTCGACGTAGGCGCCCGGTCGTTCGCCGAGGACGAAGCGGTGATGCAGCTGACCCACGACCTCGGCATCGATCACCTGGTCGAACCTCCCCGCGATCTCATAACCCAGCTGTGGACGCGCGACCGCTTCAGGCAACTGCCGCCCGGGTTGATCGACGGGGTTCCGACCAGCCTCTGGCAGCTCGCCACATCGGGAATCGTCTCGTGGAGGGGCGTGGTCAGGGCCGGTCTCGACCTGGTCTTGCCCGACGACTGGCCGGGCCACGACGAGCCGGTGGCAGAACTCATCGAGCGACGCCTCGGATCTGAGGTCGCCGCAAAGCTGGTCGACCCCATCATCGGCAGCGCGAACGCGGCCAACACGGCCGACCTCAGCTCTAGCCTGGCGACACCCGCCATCGCCGAGGCAGCCAGGCTCGACCGCAGTCTGCTGAAGGGGCTGGGCCGCATCGAAAAGCGCAGCGCAGGCTCTGACCGCAGGCAGGTGCGCGGCTTCAGGGGTGGCATGTCGGTACTCACCGAACGGCTCGCCTCGGCCCTCGATGGGGTCGAGATCGTGACTTCTTGCCCCGTCTCGGTCGATGCCGAAGACGGGCGCTACGCCGTTAGATCCCGCAACAGCGTGTGGCAGGCGGACTCGGTGGTACTGGCTTGTCCTGCACCGGCCACCGCGGCGATGTTGGCACCGTGGGCCCCGGCATCAGCGAAACACGCGGCGAAGTTCTCGTCGACTTCGCTGGTGGTGACCACGCTGGCCATCGGGCCAGAAGACCTCCGAGCAGATGGCCCCGAAGGGGGCAGGCTGCTGTTCGGCTCAGACGAGATCTTGGCGACATCGGTCGAGTTCGAAGACACCGGGGCTGGAGAACCGTTCGTACTGCACGTCACCTCGGGTCGGTCTGGCGACGATCGAGCCATGCAACTGGACGACGACGAGCTGGTCGACGCGCTGGTGGGCCAACTCGCGCCGATGCTCGGCTTCGAGGGGCCGATTCTGGAGTGGCAGGTCACGCGGTGGGCCGATCGGGTGCCTCAGTACCCGCCGGGGCACGGCGAACGGGTCACGGCATTGGAGGTTGCGCTCCGCCACGAGGCTCCGGGCCTGTTCGTCACCGGGGCGTCGTACCGCGGCGCAGGCGTCAGCGCCTGCGTGCGCCACGCATCCGAAACCGCCGACGCGGTGCTCGACACCATCAGGGCGGGTGCGGGATGA
- the lnt gene encoding apolipoprotein N-acyltransferase: MLARLVAVAAGLLSALSLGPWGWWPLGVGGLGVLYAITSQIDRPLRRFALTWWFMVGYFVLGVAFIIDLTAPGYVIAVPTLAAIMAAPHVVPGPPSLRGVAFVAALVVGEAWRWVVPFGGVPLGGLALGQVNGPFLTVASTAGALGVLATTATAAVALAELVMGRRRSAGVAFALTGLLLVTGSVDPSSRSVGDLTVAAVQGGGQLGTNAETSDQQPVFTRHLEASQDLPDGALVLWPESAVTVDGEFEGSRRHQQLAELARSTNTTLVVGVTQRDETSFDNLSVVIAPDGSVVDSYQKVHLVPFGEYIPFRSFVGRFADLSLVPRDAVPGEGAGYLWTPAGQAAIGISWEIYFWERIRSGVREGGELVLNPTLASSYTTTHVPEQSLAAARIRAVETGRWVVQASTTGYTAIVDPNGQVVERSGLREQIVLTADIERRSGETLATRLGKFPLTLLSLLALTGLSLWRPGRGSDLDDDRDGTIVDDADDHLGPEPAGGDLQA, translated from the coding sequence GTGTTGGCTCGGCTGGTGGCCGTGGCTGCCGGACTGCTCAGCGCGTTGTCTTTGGGGCCATGGGGATGGTGGCCGCTGGGTGTCGGTGGTCTGGGCGTGCTGTACGCCATCACCAGCCAGATCGATCGGCCCCTCAGACGCTTCGCCCTGACCTGGTGGTTCATGGTCGGCTATTTCGTGCTCGGCGTGGCCTTCATCATCGACCTGACAGCGCCCGGATACGTCATTGCGGTGCCGACCCTGGCGGCGATCATGGCTGCACCTCATGTGGTGCCTGGCCCGCCATCGCTGCGCGGCGTGGCGTTCGTAGCGGCCTTGGTGGTCGGCGAAGCGTGGCGATGGGTGGTGCCGTTCGGTGGGGTGCCGTTGGGCGGACTGGCGCTTGGGCAGGTCAACGGCCCATTCCTGACAGTGGCCAGCACGGCGGGGGCCTTGGGCGTCTTGGCGACTACGGCCACCGCTGCGGTGGCGCTGGCCGAACTGGTCATGGGCCGTCGACGCAGCGCCGGGGTGGCTTTCGCACTGACCGGGCTGCTGCTGGTGACCGGGTCCGTCGACCCCTCGTCGCGGTCCGTAGGCGACCTGACCGTGGCCGCAGTGCAGGGCGGCGGGCAGTTGGGTACCAACGCCGAAACCAGCGACCAGCAGCCCGTGTTCACTCGCCACCTGGAAGCCAGCCAGGACCTCCCCGATGGCGCACTGGTTCTGTGGCCCGAGTCTGCTGTGACGGTCGACGGCGAGTTCGAAGGCAGTCGCAGGCACCAGCAACTCGCCGAGTTGGCGCGATCGACCAATACGACACTGGTGGTCGGCGTGACCCAGCGCGACGAGACCTCGTTCGACAACCTCTCGGTGGTCATCGCCCCCGACGGGTCGGTGGTCGACAGCTACCAGAAGGTCCACCTGGTGCCATTCGGTGAATACATACCGTTCCGGTCGTTTGTCGGCCGCTTCGCAGACCTGTCGCTGGTGCCCCGCGACGCAGTTCCGGGCGAGGGTGCCGGCTATCTGTGGACACCCGCAGGCCAGGCGGCCATCGGCATCTCGTGGGAGATCTACTTCTGGGAGCGAATTCGAAGTGGCGTTCGCGAAGGCGGCGAGCTGGTCTTGAACCCCACACTGGCCTCGTCGTACACCACCACCCACGTGCCCGAGCAGTCGCTGGCGGCGGCGCGTATTCGCGCCGTCGAGACCGGCCGATGGGTGGTTCAGGCATCGACCACCGGCTACACGGCGATAGTCGACCCGAACGGCCAGGTCGTCGAGCGCAGCGGGCTCAGGGAACAGATCGTGCTGACAGCCGACATCGAACGTCGCTCCGGCGAGACCCTGGCCACACGCCTGGGCAAGTTCCCGCTTACCCTGCTGTCGCTGTTGGCCCTGACGGGCTTGTCGCTGTGGCGCCCGGGCCGGGGTTCAGACCTCGACGATGACCGTGACGGGACCATCGTTGACGATGCTGACGACCATCTCGGCCCGGAACCGGCCGGTGGCGACCTGCAGGCCTGA
- the dtd gene encoding D-aminoacyl-tRNA deacylase gives MRSVVQRVRAAHVDVGDDRVGEIGPGLCALVGVTHGDTEAQAAKLADKLAGLRIFDDEQGVMNRSVADAGGEILVVSQFTLYADTSKGRRPAWGAAAPAEQAEPLVAAVVDRLRSSGLQVATGRFRAEMVVSIVNDGPVTVIVEV, from the coding sequence ATGCGAAGCGTTGTGCAGAGGGTGCGGGCGGCTCACGTCGATGTCGGCGACGACCGCGTCGGTGAGATCGGACCAGGGCTGTGCGCTCTGGTGGGGGTCACCCACGGTGACACCGAGGCCCAGGCCGCCAAGCTCGCGGACAAGCTCGCGGGGTTGCGGATCTTCGACGACGAACAGGGCGTGATGAATAGGTCTGTCGCCGACGCCGGCGGCGAGATCCTGGTGGTCAGTCAGTTCACTCTGTACGCCGACACATCGAAGGGCAGACGTCCGGCATGGGGTGCAGCCGCTCCGGCAGAGCAAGCCGAACCCCTGGTGGCAGCGGTGGTCGACCGTTTGCGATCGTCAGGCCTGCAGGTCGCCACCGGCCGGTTCCGGGCCGAGATGGTCGTCAGCATCGTCAACGATGGTCCCGTCACGGTCATCGTCGAGGTCTGA